A region of the Sardina pilchardus chromosome 3, fSarPil1.1, whole genome shotgun sequence genome:
CCATATAGGTATAAAGCAGTGTTGCCCACCAATACTAATCAATACATCAGATCTACTGCCAGTCATAGACTATTACCATATAGGCCGAAAGTAGTATTGTCCAACACCAGTCGAGATATCAGATCTACGACACGCAATATAActttctccccatccctctcacCTTGACAATTTCCTGGATCTCATTTTTACTAATGGTGCCGTTGCCGTCCACGTCGTAGAGCGAGAAGGCCCACTCGAGCTTCCGCGTGGTCTTCCCAGTCGAGGTGAGGTGCAGGGCCACGATGTACTCCTTAAAGTCCAGCGTGCCGTCGGCGTTGGTGTCGAAACTGCGGAAGACGTGCCGCGCGTAGTCGGTGGAGTTGGCGTCCGGGAAGAAGCTGGCGTAGATGCCCTCGAACTGCTCCTTGGTGATGCGCCCGCTGGGGCACTCCTTGAGGAAGCTCTGGTACCAGGTGAAGAGCTCCTCCTCGGTGTACTTGGTGTTGAGCTTCAGTTCCTCCAGGATCTCCTTGGACAAGGCGCTGCTTTTGCTGTTTCCCATCCCGGATGCGCTTCTCGGggtctgtcttttgtgtgtgtgatgtgtgtatgtgtgtgtgtgtcagaggagggTGGCTTCTTGCtgtgtttctcttctctttatctctctatctctcttgtctccctccttctctcgctctttccttCCTCGGCCCTCACACGTGCACGcttgctctccctcctctctgggtgtctgtgtgtgagcgaaaAGCCATCAGCTCTCTCCACCTACACGTCTCCGTCTTAGCGCTGAATAGGATTAAAGATATCTCGTCTTAAATCCAGACAAGCTTTCTGGAGGATTAATTAACTATGTCATACCTGTTGGAGGGCATGCTATTGTTGTGGTCAGGTAAATGGGTGGACTGGGGACTGGtcagcaggtttttttttttacgactcAACACGACTAAATGAACGCTCTTAAGTATTACACATGACCGGATGTTAAATTGCTTACGCTAGAGGCTTAGCAAACTACGCACAATGGTCAGATCTCGCTCTTCACATGCCCATATccccacatgtaaacaaaccaGATGCCCACTAATCTAATCAGAGATCATAACTTATGGTGGAACACAGGCTACCAAGGGAAAGGGATTGCTGAGtggttgcatttttttttttttttgctcatgaTGGAACTGGCACACACAATGTCATTTTAGAAAATCTgttttggggtggggtggggggtttgtGGGGGttaggcggggggggggggggggggggcggcaatTGAAACATATTAGACATTAAACAGATGGTTTGATAAGTAAATGGTGGAACATCTCTCAGGGTGGAGATTATTTAttgacacactctctttctatctctctctctctctcacactcacacacacacacacacacacacacacagagagagagagagagagagacacacgttGTTTCTACTACTGTGTACAGTGAAAAACGTCAGTGCCAGTCAATGCAGCCTGAGCCATGGGTAGAGTCCCAGGCAGATCATTCGGCCATCTGCTGTCAGAGTAATTGGACTGCTGTGAGAGCAGGTAATTATGACGGTAATTACATGACTGGGAAGAGACACAGGTTGTCAACAAGGCTGCTTTAATCTCACACACAACCGCTTCTCCTTGTTTACAGAAATTAATTTGGTGCCCGTGGACTGAGACGACAGTTGAATCCACCAGAGCTTACGCAATAGGACCAGGCTTGGTTGGCAGCTTGCTGTTTGGTCGCCTGGCAAGGCCCAGCATGGCCAGGGTTGGATTAGGTCATGATTGACTTAAATggttcatcactctctctactCGCAAATGTTCATTTTTAAATAAAGAAGACTGTAAGTCGAATCCAGCAGAAATCTTTTGCCAAGTTCTgccagtttgtgtgtttttgaacgTAACCTTCTAACTGAAAACGAGTCTCATTTTGTGTCAAGTGAAGAACTGATACATTTTCACTAAGCTATGAAGTTTTTGTCCAAAGGGTGAAACCAAAATAACAGTATGCAGGCCATATACGATAGCCTATTTAACCAATTACAGATAGCAAGCTCCTTAATCTGCGCCAAGTGCACCTTTGTGGTCCCTGTAAGCTAGTTTAGCTTGCGTCCCCCATGTTGGATTGCTGTAGTATCTCACTAGTTCCATGGGAGAAGGCTTAGTGAAGTAACTGTGTTACTGGCCAACCTCATGTCCCTTATAAGGAGCTTTCCATTTGATGGTCTGCGTCCTAGGTTTGTACACTAGGTTAACACAATTCCATTCAACATAACTCCTACTATGTAAATCCCATTGAATGGATCAGCACAGGACGTTCAGATCTTGGGAGGGACCTCAAAAACactcgatggtgttttaagcccccaacgtcctcttccaggcagcactgccaccatcgacttcaaggcacctaaccctaaccctaaccctaacctgaACTCATGTCATGCCCAACCCTAGCACCTGCCAGAcagtgctgccttgaagacaacgttcgGGGCTtgaaacaccaagaaaccttcAAAACTTAACTTTCCACTTTGAGTACTAGGCCATCAACATGATTAGAGACTACATGGCATGATGCTGGGGTAACTGAAGTCCATCAGCCTTATGTGTAACACTACATGATGgcattcacaaaaaaaagtcaaataaacaaggagagactttcctTACCGTTGGTTAGTCTGGACGCTAATGTCATTATAGCTGTAGCCGTGTCAtgtagccgcattgtgtataagctgcaggacagtgtttaatgCCAGTTAAAagcaacaaaaccatattacagtttttcttagtcgctttggtgcttttctcagGTCAGAATGAAAATTCTCATAACTATTGGTTCAACCTCCACAACATTTAGCTATTGTGCACATCATAGCACTTTCTCCTTCCTCTGAACAAATTGCAAAAGCTTTTGGGCATGTATCAGTTGCTTTTATACAATTCACTGCTTTTTTATAAGATGATCAtcatttgcttatgtcatgtcagTCGAAATGAACTATACTTATGGATACTGAGTCGTTCCCAATAAAACTAATAgtcttcatttcattgtttgaGTCATTACATACAAAATTGTTGAACTAGTTATCAAATTCTGTCACAATGCTGTataactgtaaaaagcatacagtaaaaatgtgaaatgtacagtatgtattcagTGTCTTGTACTTACTTACTCCCCTAACTACAGCAATGTGTAACTTTACTGTAGTATTCAAATGGCTGTACAAGTAGTGTATAGTACTGTCCTGAGCTTTTTAGGTAGTGTCACCGAGTTCTGACCTTTTTTTTGCATTGGAATACACTGAACTGTCatataatgaaaacatgacagcCGTTTGACTATCTTGCTCCTAAATGATGGTGTCAAGACTTCTCGTTTTGATGACATTGGCAGTGTCATTGACATGAATACTTGCTTTTGAGGAATGGACTGTCCATTTTGAGCAAGAGACgtgcttttgcaggtaatccactAGGTTTTGCAGTTTGCACCAATTGTTTTGAGAATGCACTAACTGCTGTGAAAATGTTAATAGTGAAGTGATAAAAGCACCAAAGTGACCATACTAACTGCCCCGGGTATTAACCACATAGCTGAATACAAAtttgccaaatcaatgtatTAGCCGGGTTAGTTGGGAAATTCCGGAAGTTGTCTTAATGTTATCGTTCCTGGTGTGAGTCTTTGCCGCTAGTAGGACTGAGCTTGTGTCTCACCCCATTAATCATCATCTGCTGCAGTCACTTCCACGTCAGTGGCCACGACAACAGCAGCATAACAGGATTACAGCTGATGACAAATCAGCAGGAAAGGAAACGTGAAGACTGGAACACCTGTGATGTtacagatacatagatagatagatagataaatagagagatagatagagagatagatagatagatagatatattatACAAACGTATATAAAGAAAGTACATGAATTATGACAGAATATGATGAAtgactgaaaacaaaacatgatacATAATGGAAATCAGAGTGTTTTCACCTAATGCAACCTTTGCAAACTAACCCCAAATGCCAATTAACAGCAATATTTCATCAGCAGTCTGATAATTCCACAGTTCAAGAGACTTATGCAAATGCCTCGTGCCCAAACTGTTTGCCATTATGTAACCACAGTCTTTGATCATTAAACTCTTCATCCGATAACATGCCCAGTCTGTTTTGTGGCTGTGAAGCCTTCTGTTCAGCGAAGCCACATTTCTAAAGTCTTTGGCCGTTACATCACTCTGTATATGACAATGACATTCAACACAATGTTTTTGTAACTGTTAGTTCATAGCAtaagtctttacatgcaaaatggttgaacaagTTGTCATGAGaatttgtggcccaaaagacaggaacGTCAGGAGGTGTGGGGAAGACTGCACTGTAATTCCCACAGCACTGCATGTACAATTGTCCTATGGTCACATTTctaccttttttcttttttgacatTCACAGGGGTCAGAGAGCTGTCTGTCCCCAGATTCACGTCCATGTATCCTGGGCATCataggccccttctcaacctctctcctcgatccttatTCCTTCTCTCTGTAAAGAACACACACTGACCGCCTCTCTGAGATTTAGCAAATGCCACGCTTGGCTCTCCGTGGTGCGACTCATCCTCACCCACTGTGTGTTTAGGGCATGGGCTTAGGCATGATCTCATACGCACCTCCTTAGGAGACATTATCTCTGTTTGAATCACTCGTGGCACCGCAGGGCACTGGGGCAAGAGGGCGACTTACGCCTGACGCCGCGTCTGCATTAATCCCGCAGCAGGGGCAAGCAAACGTGCACACAGGCCACACCTGCtctcaccactcacacacacacacacacacacacacacacacacacacacacacacacacaggcgctgaATGAGCTCTATGTGAGAAAATCACCATCTAGATCTAAGGCAAATTTGCTCTCAGCAATGTCTGTTTAAGTTGAAGTGTCCCCATAGCACTATAAAACTGGTTGATACACACTGATGAAAATGTAGTATACCTACACTAAACTATAGTTTCATAGATGGCATTTTCTGTGTATGGCCCATTCAGATTGATATCATGAACAATGCCGGTTTACGTTAAATGTGTAACAtagaaatataataataatatgtaggcctaatacTTTTCAGTCAGTCATGCCGGAGGCGTGTGCGCATTTGATGAGCTTTATGTTAAAGGTCAAATCAGGTCACGCTGCATCTGCAGTGTTTCATGAAAGCCCATGAGCGTTTTTAATTTGTAGTTACAAGACCGTAAACATGATGAAAAAATCCCCTATCTGTATATTTTGCGAGAGCTTAATCAAATCTAAAGTCCCTGTACCAGAGCCAGTGAAGCAGGAGTGGTGGCTTTAGCAGGTAACCCTTCTGTAAACACATCCATATTTCAGCGCTCTCTCCTGCCAAATGCAGGAAAACTCTCGTGCATGCAGAGACAATTTCACTATACACAAAAGCCTCATAAATCTTAGATCTGATCAAGCACCTGGCCACTGTAATCCAGATGAACTGGCACACACAGTAGGTCCATACAGCTGTACCTTACTGGAAGATTACATGGAGAAGCTTCATGTAGGCTACCACTAATATCCAAGCTTCAGGCCAACCGCTCCAGACAAAACACCACTTCACAGGAACGCATGTGGCTTTCAGAAAGCCATTTTTTTTACAAGCAGTGATGACATCCCATCGACACGCAATTTATATGTCCGAGCCGTCGAGATTCCCGCGGTAACACAAGCCacctgttatttatttatttatttgcgtGTTTACTTATGCATTCACTTCATGAAATGACACATCAAGGCTCATGTTTCCTCAAGTCTTGCATGATGACCAGGATTAGCTGTGGCCAGAGGAATGTATATTGCTGGCATTGCGACCCACAGGGAAGATCAGCGCTTGGTGAACATGTTGCGAGCCGAGGACAACAGATGAACGAGGCAAACTGTTTCAGTTTGATTTGGCGTACTCCTGGTGATCCATCTGGGAAACATGACAAAGTGATTTACAGTGTTTCCCAGTGCTTTGAGCACCATTGATATGTGATATACGACTCATATGTGGCACCATAtatgataggctatatgatactTCATTTTTGCAGACAGTAGGCTAccgatatacagtatagtcatTATAGTAtgtagcatatactgtatatttatattgGTTAAGTTACATATATCTATGACATACTCCTAACCATAACCCTAGATTATACATGAATCCTTGCATAGTATACTTGGTTATTGATGACCCAGCACATTCTTTGTGTGTCACACTTGGCTAATTTGCAAAGATCGTTCAGTGCTAATGGGCCTTGACTGAGAGATGACGGCACCAGGACTTGAGTGCCATATTCAGTCATGTATAAGCCAGATGGGGCCGCTAACAGTTTGACCCAAAAACATCTGCCAGATGTTCAGGGAAGGCCAGCTGATCATTCAGAATCACTGTGACAGAGTAATAGAATAGGTTTCACACGGGGTTTTCTGATCATTCAGAATCACTGTGACAGAGTAATAGAATAGGTTTCACAG
Encoded here:
- the rcvrna gene encoding recoverin a, yielding MGNSKSSALSKEILEELKLNTKYTEEELFTWYQSFLKECPSGRITKEQFEGIYASFFPDANSTDYARHVFRSFDTNADGTLDFKEYIVALHLTSTGKTTRKLEWAFSLYDVDGNGTISKNEIQEIVKAIFNMIPTEDQEDLPEDENSPEKRADKIWNYFGKEENDKIKEGEFIQGVLDNQDILRLMQYDEPQKIKNKLREKTN